A stretch of the Streptomyces sp. NBC_01428 genome encodes the following:
- the hisD gene encoding histidinol dehydrogenase produces the protein MISRIDLRGDALPEGTALRDLLPRADFDVSAALEKVRPICEAVHHRGDAALIDFAEKFDGVRLDSVRVPAEALTDALEQLDPAVRAALEESIRRARLVHRAQRRTTHTTQVVPGGSVTEKWVPVDRVGLYAPGGRSVYPSSVIMNVVPAQEAGVGSIALASPAQSAFGGLPHPTILAACALLGVDEVYAAGGATAVAMFAYGTESCPSVDMVTGPGNIWVAAAKRYFTGRIGIDAEAGPTEIAVLADDTADPVHVASDLISQAEHDPLAAAVLVTDSVSLADAVEKELEPQVAATKHIEDRIVPALNGRQSAIVLVDGVDEGLRVVNAYGAEHLEIQTADAAAVADRVRNAGAIFVGPWAPVSLGDYAAGSNHVLPTGGCACHSSGLSVQSFLRGVHIVDYTKDALADVAHHVVTLAEAEDLPAHGAAVKARFGWKVPEGK, from the coding sequence GTGATCTCTCGAATCGATCTGCGCGGTGACGCCCTCCCCGAGGGCACCGCCCTGCGCGACCTGCTGCCCCGAGCCGACTTCGACGTCTCGGCCGCCCTGGAGAAGGTGCGTCCGATCTGTGAGGCCGTGCATCATCGGGGCGACGCGGCGCTGATCGACTTCGCGGAGAAGTTCGACGGGGTCCGGCTGGACTCCGTACGGGTCCCGGCCGAGGCGCTCACGGACGCGCTGGAGCAGCTCGACCCCGCCGTGCGCGCGGCCCTGGAGGAGTCCATCCGCCGCGCCCGCCTGGTCCACCGCGCACAGCGCCGGACGACGCACACCACCCAGGTCGTGCCCGGTGGCTCGGTCACCGAGAAGTGGGTGCCGGTCGACCGCGTCGGGCTGTACGCGCCCGGCGGCCGCTCGGTGTACCCCTCCTCCGTGATCATGAACGTGGTCCCGGCGCAGGAGGCCGGCGTCGGGTCCATCGCGCTCGCCTCCCCGGCCCAGTCCGCTTTCGGCGGCCTGCCGCACCCCACGATCCTCGCGGCCTGCGCCCTCCTCGGCGTCGACGAGGTGTACGCGGCGGGCGGTGCCACGGCCGTCGCGATGTTCGCGTACGGCACCGAGTCCTGCCCGTCCGTCGACATGGTGACCGGCCCCGGCAACATCTGGGTCGCCGCCGCCAAGCGCTACTTCACCGGCCGCATCGGCATCGACGCGGAGGCCGGACCGACCGAGATCGCCGTCCTCGCGGACGACACCGCCGATCCCGTGCACGTCGCCTCCGACCTGATCAGCCAGGCCGAGCACGACCCGCTCGCCGCCGCCGTCCTGGTCACCGACTCCGTCTCCCTCGCGGACGCCGTGGAGAAGGAGCTGGAACCGCAGGTCGCGGCCACCAAGCACATCGAGGACCGCATCGTCCCGGCCCTGAACGGCCGGCAGTCCGCCATCGTCCTGGTCGACGGCGTCGACGAGGGCCTGCGCGTGGTGAACGCGTACGGCGCCGAGCACCTGGAGATCCAGACCGCGGACGCGGCGGCCGTCGCCGACCGGGTCAGGAACGCCGGAGCGATCTTCGTCGGTCCCTGGGCCCCCGTCTCGCTCGGCGACTACGCGGCCGGCTCCAACCACGTCCTGCCCACCGGCGGGTGCGCCTGCCACTCCTCGGGCCTGTCCGTCCAGTCCTTCCTGCGCGGCGTCCACATCGTCGACTACACGAAGGACGCCCTCGCCGACGTCGCCCACCACGTGGTGACGCTCGCGGAGGCGGAGGACCTGCCCGCGCACGGCGCGGCGGTCAAGGCGCGGTTCGGATGGAAGGTACCCGAGGGCAAGTGA
- a CDS encoding oxidoreductase, translating to MTEGAGVRTGDLPDELTAAEAGMWQAFRNGSVYDLRCGDGTADDPHGGHPWGPERSVRARIVAWLLLDGPPPLQGRVASLKLAGVLITGVLDLAGGTVVPYVELKGCRFEKEVLLPESRFTTVRLVDCAVPRLEAARLHTEGDLHLPRCRFHNGVRLTDAHIGTDLLLNQAVVYRDRRGRSITGDGMTVGQDLQAEMLESHGELSLRGASVGVSLSLRGSRLSNPYSRLALNAPQLTVNRTVYLTPAGLGNPVLTSGTTPARGTLVQRFECQGGVRLDDGRFGDALDLERARFVLGEDQELSLRRVQTPELRFLGEAPERGKVVLSGARIVTLVDRASSWPAPGALHMGGFAYESLVPQGAFPLTRRLEWVAAATAEYNPEPYERLAAVLRGSGEDEDAREVLLAKQRRRRETLPLAAKLWGYAQDWTVAYGYRPGRAALWMAVLWAAASVAFAHADHPPVDAGSHPQWNASLFALDLLLPVIDLGQVGAWQLRGGWQWLSAAVILLGWILATTVAAGATRLLRRG from the coding sequence GTGACCGAGGGTGCCGGCGTCCGCACCGGGGACCTGCCGGACGAACTGACCGCCGCCGAGGCCGGGATGTGGCAGGCGTTCCGCAACGGCAGCGTGTACGACCTGCGGTGCGGGGACGGCACCGCCGACGATCCGCACGGCGGCCATCCCTGGGGTCCCGAGCGGAGTGTGCGGGCCCGGATCGTCGCCTGGCTCCTGCTCGACGGGCCGCCGCCCCTGCAGGGCCGGGTCGCCTCCCTGAAGCTGGCCGGCGTGCTGATCACCGGAGTGCTCGACCTCGCGGGCGGCACGGTGGTGCCGTACGTGGAGCTGAAGGGGTGCCGCTTCGAGAAGGAGGTCCTGCTGCCGGAGTCCCGCTTCACGACCGTACGGCTGGTGGACTGCGCGGTGCCGCGTCTGGAGGCGGCCCGGCTGCACACCGAGGGTGATCTGCATCTGCCCCGCTGCCGCTTCCACAACGGTGTCCGGCTGACCGACGCGCACATCGGTACGGACCTGCTGCTGAACCAGGCCGTGGTCTACCGGGACCGGCGCGGGCGTTCGATCACGGGCGACGGGATGACCGTCGGGCAGGACCTCCAGGCGGAGATGCTGGAGTCGCACGGCGAGCTGAGTCTGCGCGGCGCCAGCGTCGGCGTCTCGCTGAGCCTGCGCGGCAGCCGGCTCAGCAACCCGTACTCCCGGCTCGCCCTCAACGCCCCCCAGCTGACCGTCAACCGCACGGTGTACCTGACCCCCGCCGGCCTGGGCAATCCGGTGCTGACCAGCGGCACCACCCCGGCGCGCGGCACGCTGGTGCAGCGGTTCGAGTGCCAGGGCGGCGTCCGCCTGGACGACGGACGGTTCGGTGACGCGCTCGACCTGGAACGGGCCCGTTTCGTCCTCGGCGAGGACCAGGAGCTGTCGTTGCGCCGGGTGCAGACGCCCGAGCTGCGTTTCCTCGGCGAGGCGCCGGAGCGCGGCAAGGTCGTGCTGTCCGGCGCGCGGATCGTCACCCTGGTCGACCGGGCGTCCAGCTGGCCCGCCCCCGGCGCGCTGCACATGGGCGGCTTCGCCTACGAGAGCCTGGTGCCGCAGGGCGCCTTCCCGCTGACCCGGCGCCTGGAGTGGGTGGCGGCGGCGACCGCCGAGTACAACCCGGAGCCGTACGAGCGGCTGGCCGCCGTGCTGCGCGGCTCAGGCGAGGACGAGGACGCCCGCGAGGTGCTCCTCGCCAAGCAGCGCCGCCGCCGCGAGACCCTGCCCCTCGCCGCGAAACTCTGGGGGTACGCGCAGGACTGGACGGTCGCCTACGGGTACCGGCCGGGCCGGGCCGCCCTGTGGATGGCGGTGCTGTGGGCGGCGGCGTCGGTCGCCTTCGCGCACGCCGACCATCCGCCGGTCGACGCGGGCTCGCATCCCCAGTGGAACGCCTCGCTCTTCGCCCTGGACCTGCTGCTGCCGGTGATCGACCTGGGCCAGGTCGGGGCCTGGCAGCTGCGCGGCGGCTGGCAGTGGCTGTCCGCCGCGGTGATCCTCCTCGGCTGGATCCTGGCGACGACGGTGGCGGCCGGAGCGACCCGGCTGCTGCGACGCGGCTGA
- a CDS encoding LON peptidase substrate-binding domain-containing protein has protein sequence MTTVRLPLFPLNSVLFPGLVLPLNVFEERYRAMMRDLLKIAEDEPRRFAVVAIRDGHEVSPTAPGMPDQTAVPERGPAAGFGDDPVKAFHTVGCIADAATVRERADGSFEVLATGTTRVRLLSVDASGPYLTAELEELPEEPGEEAGALAEGVLRAFRQYQKRLAGARERSLSTGADLPDEPAVVSYLVAAAVMLDVPARQSLLQAPDTASRLREELKLLRTETAIIRNLPSLPASELTRGPTSLN, from the coding sequence GTGACCACCGTCCGGCTCCCGCTCTTCCCCCTGAACTCGGTGTTGTTCCCCGGGCTCGTGCTTCCTCTGAACGTGTTCGAGGAGCGCTATCGCGCGATGATGCGCGATCTGCTCAAGATCGCCGAGGACGAACCGCGCCGCTTCGCGGTCGTCGCCATCCGCGACGGCCACGAGGTCTCGCCCACCGCTCCCGGCATGCCGGACCAGACCGCCGTGCCCGAGCGCGGGCCCGCCGCCGGCTTCGGCGACGACCCGGTGAAGGCCTTCCACACGGTCGGCTGCATCGCGGACGCGGCGACCGTCCGGGAGCGCGCCGACGGCAGCTTCGAGGTGCTGGCGACCGGCACGACCCGCGTCCGGCTCCTTTCGGTGGACGCCTCCGGGCCGTATCTGACGGCCGAGCTGGAGGAACTGCCGGAGGAACCGGGCGAGGAGGCGGGCGCGCTCGCCGAGGGCGTACTGCGTGCCTTCCGCCAGTACCAGAAGCGGCTGGCCGGAGCGCGGGAGCGTTCGCTGTCGACCGGGGCGGACCTGCCGGACGAGCCGGCCGTGGTCTCCTACCTCGTCGCCGCCGCCGTGATGCTGGACGTCCCGGCCCGGCAGAGCCTGCTCCAGGCCCCCGACACGGCGTCCCGGCTGCGCGAGGAGCTGAAACTGCTGCGCACGGAGACGGCCATCATCCGTAATCTGCCGTCGTTGCCCGCGTCGGAACTGACGCGCGGCCCGACGAGCCTGAACTGA